A window from Chelmon rostratus isolate fCheRos1 chromosome 13, fCheRos1.pri, whole genome shotgun sequence encodes these proteins:
- the chn1 gene encoding N-chimaerin translates to MPSRESYEVRKEEKSLVQKAKREANQEDMLAAALGMRMGPQKPPATFWQPLKLFAYSQLTSLVRRATLKESDRTPKSEKVHNFKVHTFRGPHWCEHCASFMWGLMAQGVKCADCGLNVHKQCSSLVPNDCKPDLRQIRKIFSCDLTTLVNAYNTARPMVVDMCIREIESRGLKSEGLYRISGFSDSVEEVKMAFDKDGEKTDISGKAYEDINIITGALKLYLRDLPVPVISYDTYPRFIEAAKLTDPDKKLEAFREALALLPPSHTETLKYLMAHLKRVTQNEKFNLMNAENLAIVFGPTLMRAPNLDAITALNDIRYQRQVVEVLIKNEGVLF, encoded by the exons ATGCCATCTAGAGAGTCTTACGAGGTTCGCAAGGAAGAGAAGTCCCTGGTGCAAAAGGCCAAGCGAGAGGCCAATCAGGAGGATATGCTGGCGGCGGCTCTGGGGATGAGGATGGGGCCACAGAAACCTCCAGCCACTTTCTGGCAGCCACTTAAACTATTCGCCTATTCACAGCTCACCTCACTGGTCCGCAGAGCCACACTGAAGGAGAGCGACCGGACGCCCAAATCTGAGAAGGTCCACAACTTCAAG GTCCATACCTTTCGGGGGCCTCACTGGTGTGAACACTGTGCCAGCTTCATGTGGGGACTGATGGCTCAGGGGGTCAAGTGTGCAG ATTGTGGTTTGAACGTCCACAAGCAATGTTCATCTCTGGTGCCCAACGACTGCAAGCCAGACCTGAGACAGATCCGTAAGATCTTCAGCTGTGACCTCACGACCCTGGTGAACGCTTACAACACAGCGCGGCCCATGGTGGTGGACATGTGCATACGAGAGATCGAGTCAAGAG GACTGAAGTCTGAGGGCCTCTACAGAATATCTGGATTCAGTGATTCGGTGGAAGAAGTCAAGATGGCGTTTGACAAAG ATGGCGAGAAGACAGACATCTCAGGGAAAGCCTATGAAGACATCAATATCATCACTGGTGCACTGAAACTGTACCTAAGGGACTTGCCTGTTCCCGTCATCTCATACGACACTTACCCAAGGTTCATCGAGGCTGCAA agCTCACAGACCCAGACAAGAAGCTGGAGGCTTTCCGCGAGGCTCTAGCTCTGCTGCCGCCATCGCACACTGAAACTCTGAAGTACCTCATGGCGCACTTGAAAAG GGTGACACAGAATGAGAAATTCAACCTGATGAACGCAGAGAACCTCGCCATCGTCTTTGGACCCACCCTCATGCGCGCGCCAAACCTGGACGCCATAACAGCACTCAATGACATCCGCTACCAGAGGCAGGTGGTGGAGGTGCTCATTAAGAATGAGGGTGTGCTCTTCTAA
- the LOC121615882 gene encoding acetylcholine receptor subunit alpha: protein MNTVFSIFHLVIIAGAVWASTDETRLVKTLFTGYNKVVRPVSHFKDPVVVTVGLQLIQLISVDEVNQIVSSNVRLKQQWKDVNLQWNPDDYGGIKKIRVPSTDIWRPDLVLYNNADGDFAIVHETKVLLEYTGMITWNPPAIFKSYCEIIVLHFPFDLQNCSMKLGTWTYDGNLVVVNPDSDRPDLSNFMESGEWVMKDFRGWKHWVYYACCPDTPYLDITYHFLMLRLPLYFIVNVIIPCMLFSFLTGLVFYLPTDSGEKMTLSISVLLSLTVFLLVIVELIPSTSSAVPLIGKYMLFTMVFVIASIIITVIVINTHHRSPSTHTMPDWVRKVFIETIPNIMFFSTMKRPGKEKQNKSIYGGDFDISDISGNQTSTVHYQSPITKNPDVRSAIEGVKYIAETMKSDEESNNAAEEWKFVAMVLDHILLCVFMAVCLIGTLGVFAGRLIELSML, encoded by the exons ATGAATactgtgttttccatttttcatctAGTCATTATAGCAG GTGCTGTCTGGGCCTCCACTGACGAAACGCGTCTGGTCAAGACCCTCTTCACTGGCTACAATAAAGTTGTGCGTCCTGTCAGTCACTTCAAGGACCCGGTGGTTGTTACTGTGGGCCTTCAGCTCATCCAGCTCATCAGTGTG GATGAGGTCAACCAGATTGTCAGCAGCAATGTGAGACTGAAGCAG CAATGGAAAGATGTGAACTTGCAGTGGAATCCAGACGATTACGGCGGCATCAAAAAGATCAGAGTTCCCTCCACTGACATTTGGCGGCCGGATCTGGTCCTCTACAACAA TGCTGACGGTGACTTTGCCATCGTTCACGAGACCAAAGTGCTGCTGGAGTACACAGGAATGATCACGTGGAACCCACCTGCCATCTTCAAGAGCTACTGTGAAATTATTGTGCTGCATTTCCCCTTTGACCTCCAAAACTGCAGTATGAAGCTGGGCACCTGGACCTACGATGGAAACTTGGTTGTCGTCAATCCT GACAGTGACCGCCCTGATCTGAGTAACTTTATGGAGAGCGGAGAGTGGGTGATGAAGGACTTCCGCGGCTGGAAGCACTGGGTGTACTACGCCTGCTGCCCGGACACCCCTTACCTGGACATCACCTACCACTTCCTCATGCTGCGGCTCCCACTGTACTTCATCGTGAACGTCATCATCCCCTGCATGCTCTTCTCCTTCCTGACGGGTCTCGTCTTCTACCTTCCTACAGACTCTG GTGAGAAGATGACTCTCAGcatctctgtcttgctctctctgactgtgttcCTGCTGGTCATTGTGGAGCTGATTCCCTCTACCTCTAGCGCTGTACCGCTCATTGGGAAGTACATGCTCTTCACCATGGTCTTCGTCATTgcctccatcatcatcaccgtcatTGTCATCAACACCCACCACCGCTCCCCAAGCACTCACACAATGCCAGACTGGGTCCGCAAG GTTTTCATTGAAACCATTCCCAACATCATGTTCTTCTCAACAATGAAACGTCCAGGGAAGGAAAAGCAGAATAAGAGTATCTATGGTGGTGATTTTGACATCTCAGACATCTCTGGCAACCAGACTTCTACAGTTCACTACCAGTCGCCCATCACCAAGAATCCTGATGTCCGCAGTGCCATCGAAGGAGTCAAGTACATCGCAGAGACCATGAAATCAGATGAGGAGTCCAACAAT GCTGCTGAAGAGTGGAAGTTTGTGGCCATGGTGCTGGATCACATTCTGCTGTGCGTGTTCATGGCTGTGTGTCTGATCGGCACATTAGGCGTGTTCGCAGGCCGTCTCATTGAGCTGAGCATGCTCTGA